Sequence from the Sanguibacter keddieii DSM 10542 genome:
GTGCGACTCGTCGATGACGAGCAGGAAGTCCTCGGGGAAGTAGTCGAGGAGCGTGTGCGGTGCCGTACCCGGTCCACGTCCGTCGATGTGCCGCGAGTAGTTCTCGATCCCCGAGCAGCTGCCGATCTCGCGCATCATCTCGATGTCGTAGGTGGTGCGCATACGCAGGCGCTGCGCCTCGAGCAGCTTGTTCTGCGCCTCCATCGTCGCGAGGCGCTCCTCGAGCTCGGCCTCGATCGACGCGATCGCCTTCTCCATGCGCTCCGGGCCGGCCACGTAGTGGGTGGCCGGGAACAGGTGGATCGAGGTCTCGTTGCGCACCACGTCACCCGTGAGCGGGTGCAGCGTCTGGATCGCCTCGATCTCGTCCCCGAAGAACTCGATGCGGATCGCGAGCTCCTCGTACACGGGGATGATCTCGACCGTGTCGCCGCGCACCCGGAACGTGCCGCGGGTGAACGCCATGTCGTTGCGGGTGTACTGCATGGTGACGAACTTGCGTAGCAGGGTGTCCCGGTCGACCTGGTCGCCGACGTCGAGGCGCACCATGCGGTCCACGTACTCCTGCGGGGTACCGAGGCCGTAGATGCACGACACCGAGGCGACGACGATCACGTCGCGGCGGGTCAGCAGGTTGCTCGTGGCGGAGTGGCGCAGCCGCTCGACCTCGTCGTTGATCGACGAGTCCTTCTCGATGAAGGTGTCCGTCTGCGCGATGTACGCCTCGGGCTGGTAGTAGTCGTAGTACGACACGAAGTACTCGACGGCGTTGTTGGGCAGGAGCTCGCGGAACTCGGTCGCGAGCTGCGCGGCGAGGGTCTTGTTCGGAGCCATGACCAGCGTGGGCCGCTGCAGCTTCTCGATGAGCCACGCGGTGGTCGCCGACTTGCCGGTACCTGTCGCACCGAGGAGCACGACGTCCTTCTCACCGCCCTGGATGCGCTGCGAGAGCTCGGCGATGGCCGTCGGCTGGTCACCGGAGGGGGTGTACTCCGAGATCACCTCGAAGGGCGCCACGGTCCGCTGGAGATCTGTCACAGGTCGCATAGGACAACCGTACGACCAGCCACCGACAACGCCCACCGGGCCCAGTGTGCCGCCCACCACGCACCGGCTCGCCGAGTCACGCAGCACGCCCGGTGCTCCGAGCGACGAGCGTCGCTGCCCTGCTAGGGAACCGGCGTCTCCGCCTCGACCTCGTCCTGCAGGCGCGCCCAGAGCGCGTCGACGGCGGCGCGCAGGTCGGACTCCTCGTGGGTGCCCGGCAGCACGACGTCGGCCGCGGCGAGCCGCGCCTCGTCGGTCGCCTGGGACGCCACCCGGCGGCGCGCCTCGGGGAGGTCCATCCCCCGGTTCTCGACGAGGCGGCGGATCCTCAGGTCGGCGGGCGCGTCGACGACGACCACCACGTGGAAGGTCTCCTGCTGCCCCGTCTCGACGAGCAGGGGAATGTCGTGGACCACGACGGCGTTGGCATCAGCGGTGGCGATGGCCGCCTCGCGCTCGGCAGACAGCCGGGCGACCTCGGGGTGGACGATCGAGCTCAGCAGGTCCAGACGCGCGCGGTCGCCGAAGACGACGTGCCCGAGGGCCGGTCGGTCGAGCGAGCCGTCCGCGGTGAGGACCTCGGGGCCGAACGCCGCGACCACCTGGTCGAGGCCCACCGTGCCCGGCTCGACCGCCTCGCGGGCCAGCACGTCGTGGTCGATGACCGCGGCACCCAGCTCGGCGAACCGCGCCGAGGCGACCGACTTGCCGGCGGCGATGCCACCGGTCAGACCTATCCTGATCATCTGAGTCCCTCTCCCCGCACGGTGCGTCGAGAGCGGCTCCTGGGAGCCCTCTCGTCCGACGCCCGCGGTGCGGGCGTCGGACCAACGTATCGCGTCCCGCCCGCAGCGGGCACGGGGAGCGTGGCGGACACCCGGTCGGCGCGAGCCGAGGAGCACCACAGCACGCACGTCGAAGGGATCCATCTGTGTCGATGCACCAAGGAGGCGGCGGCGGACAGCTCCGCTCGTTCCGCCAGGAGCGCGACGTCACCCAGCACCGGCTCGCCGACGGCACCGTCCGTCGCGTGCTCGGGTTCGCGCGGCCCTACAAGCGCCAGCTGGCCGTGTTCCTCGCACTCATCTCGGTCGATGCGCTCATCGGCGCCGCCACGCCGCTGGTCTTCAAGGCGATCATCGACGACGGCATCACTCCTGGCCGCCGCGACGTCGTCCTCTGGCTGGCCGGGCTCGTCGCGGCCCTCGCGATCGCCTCCGGTCTCCTCACCATGGCGCAGCGCTGGCTGTCGTCCCGTATCGGCGAGGGGCTGATCCTCGACCTGCGCGTGGCGGTGTTCGACCACGTGCAGCAGATGCCGCTCGCCTTCTTCTCGCGGACGCGTACGGGGGCGCTGGTCCAGCGCCTCAACGGCGACGTGCTCGGAGCCCAGCAGGCCTTCACCTCGACGCTGTCGAGCGTCTTCTCGAACACCCTCACGGTCGTGTTCGTCCTCGCGGCGATGTTCTCCATGTCTTGGCAGCTCACCGCGCTCTCGCTCGTCCTGCTGCCGGCGTTCATCCTGCCCGCGCGCTGGATCGGGCCGCGGCTGGCCCGCCTCACGCGCGAGTCCTACGAGATCAACGCCGACACCTCGCAGACGATGAACGAGCGGTTCAACGTCGCCGGCGCCCACCTCGCCAAGACCTACGGCCGACCCGACGACGAGTCCCGCCGCTTCGCCCGCGACGCGTCCCGTGCACGAGACATCGGCGTGAAGCTGGCGATGTACTCGACGTACTTCCGGGTCGGTCTCACCACCGTCGCTGCCCTCGCCGTCGCGATCGTCTACGGGGTGGGCGGTCTCAGCGCGATCTCCGGCGGGCTCACGGTCGGCGTGGTCGTGGCGCTCACCGCCTACCTCGGCCGGCTATACGGACCGCTCACCGCCCTGTCCAACGTGCAGGTCGACGTGATGACGGCCCTCGTGAGCTTCGAGCGGGTGCTCGAGGTCCTCGACCTCGAGCCGAGCGTCACCGACGCCGAGGACGCGACGGACCTGCGCGACGCCCTCGCGACCGAGGGTGCGAGCATCGAGCTGTGCGACGTGACGTTCCGGTACCCCACTGCCTCGGAGGTGTCCCTCGCCTCGCTCGAGTCGGTCGCCACCCTGGTCAACGACCCGCAGAGCACCACGCTCAGCGGCGTCAGCCTGCGGGTCGAGCCCGGCGAGATGGTCGCGCTGGTCGGCCCGTCCGGAGCCGGCAAGACGACCCTGTCGCAGCTCGTCACCCGCATGTACGACCCGAGCAGCGGGTCGGTGCGCGTCGCCGGCCAGGACCTGCGTGACGTGACGCTCGCGTCGCTGCGCGCCACCGTCGGCACGGTCCCGCAGGACTCGCACATGTTCCACGACACCATCGCCGGCAACCTGCGCTACGCGCGGCCCGAGGCGACCGATGCCGAGATCGAGGACTCGCTGCGCGCCGCGCACATCTGGGACCTCGTGGAGTCCCTGCCCTCGGGCGTCGACACCGTGGTCGGTGACCGTGGGTACCGGCTGTCTGGTGGTGAGCGCCAGCGCCTCGCGATCGCCCGGCTGCTGCTCAAGGCTCCGGACGTCGTCGTGCTCGACGAGGCCACCGCGCACCTGGACTCCGAGTCCGAGGCCGCGGTCCAGCGTGCGCTGAGCGCTGCGCTGGTCGGCCGGACCTCCGTGGTCATCGCGCACCGTCTGTCGACCATCCGTGAGGCCGACCGCATCGTCGTGCTCGACGAGGGTCACGTCGTCGCGCAGGGCACCCACACCGAGCTGCTGGCCGCCGGCGGGCTCTACGCCGACCTGTACCACACCCAGTTCGCCGAAGCCGTCGGCACTCCCCCGCCGGCGGTCTGACACGGCCGGTCTGAACGCCGTCGGCGATCAGATCCCCTGACGCCGAGGTCGCGCCCCTGCCGTCGAGGTCGCACAGACACGCCAGATCCGCGTCTTCCCGAGGGCCGTTCGGCGTGTCTGTACGACCTCAGCGCTGTCGGTGCGACCTCGCGGGGTCTGGTGCGGCCTCGCGGGCTCCTGGTGCTTTGCGCCCGGGCGCGTATGCGTCTGGACGCACGTGCGCCTGGACACACGAAGGGCCGGTCACCCGAAGGTGACCGGCCCTGCGTGGTGGTGCTGAGCTGTTCCGAGGACCGGGGCCCTCAGGTCAGATCAGTTACCGGTGAGCTTCTCGCGGAGCGCGGCGAGAGCCTCGTCCGAGGCGAGCGTGCCGCCACCGGAGGTGGGCTCAGCGGCCGGAGCCGACGAGTAGGTGCTGGCCGACGAGGAGCCCGAGCCGGACTCGGTCTCGCCCGACTCAGCGGCCTCGAGGTCAGCCTTGACGGCCTCGGCGACCTGCTTGCGGTGCGACTCCCAGCGCTCGTGCGCCTTGGCGTACTGGCCTTCCCAGGTCTCACGCTGCGACTCGAAGCCCTCGAGCCACTCGTTCGTCTCGGGGTCGAAGCCCTCCGGGTACTTGTAGTTCCCGGCCTCGTCGTACTCGGCAGCCATGCCGTAGAGCGCGGGGTCGAAGTCGTCCGACTCCGGGTCCACGCCCTCGTTGGCCTGCTTCAGCGACAGCGAGATGCGGCGACGCTCGAGGTCGATGTCGATGACCTTGACGAAGACGTCGTCGCCCACGTTGACGACCTGCTCGGGCAGCTCGACGTGGCGGACAGCCAGCTCCGAGATGTGCACGAGGCCCTCGATGCCGTCCTCGACGCGCACGAACGCACCGAAGGGGACGAGCTTGGTGACCTTACCCGGCACGACCTGACCGATGGCGTGCGTACGGGCGAAGGTCTGCCACGGGTCTTCCTGCGTCGCCTTGAGCGACAGGGAGACACGCTCGCGGTCGAAGTCGACGTCGAGAACCTCGACGGTGACCTCCTGACCGACCTCGACGACCTCGCCCGGGTGGTCGATGTGCTTCCAGGACAGCTCGGAGACGTGGACGAGACCGTCGACCCCGCCGAGGTCCACGAAGGCACCGAAGTTGACGATCGAGGAGACGACACCGGGGCGGACCTGGCCCTTCTGCAGCGTCTGCAGGAAGGTGGAACGGACCTCGGACTGCGTCTGCTCGAGCCAGGCACGGCGCGACAGGACCACGTTGTTGCGGTTCTTGTCGAGCTCGATGATCTTGGCCTCGATCTCCTTGCCGACGTACGGCTGGAGGTCGCGGACGCGGCGCATCTCGACGAGCGAGGCGGGGAGGAAGCCACGAAGACCGATGTCGAGGATGAGGCCACCCTTGACGACCTCGATGACGGTGCCGGTGACGACGCCGTCCTCTTCCTTGATCTTCTCGATCGTGCCCCAGGCGCGCTCGTACTGTGCGCGCTTCTTGGACAGGATCAGACGGCCTTCCTTGTCCTCCTTCTGGAGGACGAGGGCCTCGACGGCGTCGCCGACCTTGACGACCTCTCCGGGGTCCACGTCGTGCTTGATGGACAGCTCACGGGAGGGGATGACGCCTTCGGTCTTGTAACCGATGTCGAGGAGGACCTCGTCGCGGTCGACCTTGACGATGGTGCCTTCGACAATGTCACCGTCGTTGAAGTACTTGATGGTGGCGTCGATGGCTGCAAGGAAGTCTTCTGCAGTGCCGATGTCGTTGATGGCGACCTGCGGGGCGGACTTCGCGGGGGTAGAGATGGTCATTGAGTCAGGTGCTCCGATGCGGACAGGAAGTAGTTCGGATAGGGATGGTGCTGGTTCGTGCGCGGACGCACGGGATGTGAGACGTGGTGCTCGTACGTTGAGTGCCGTCCAGCATCTTCACTGCTGTCACCCGCTGCGACGACCAGCCACGAGCTGGTCGGACGACTACGGGCGCGACCGTACTGCACCGCCATGAACCTTACCGGGGGTGCA
This genomic interval carries:
- the coaE gene encoding dephospho-CoA kinase, with translation MIRIGLTGGIAAGKSVASARFAELGAAVIDHDVLAREAVEPGTVGLDQVVAAFGPEVLTADGSLDRPALGHVVFGDRARLDLLSSIVHPEVARLSAEREAAIATADANAVVVHDIPLLVETGQQETFHVVVVVDAPADLRIRRLVENRGMDLPEARRRVASQATDEARLAAADVVLPGTHEESDLRAAVDALWARLQDEVEAETPVP
- a CDS encoding ABC transporter ATP-binding protein — its product is MHQGGGGGQLRSFRQERDVTQHRLADGTVRRVLGFARPYKRQLAVFLALISVDALIGAATPLVFKAIIDDGITPGRRDVVLWLAGLVAALAIASGLLTMAQRWLSSRIGEGLILDLRVAVFDHVQQMPLAFFSRTRTGALVQRLNGDVLGAQQAFTSTLSSVFSNTLTVVFVLAAMFSMSWQLTALSLVLLPAFILPARWIGPRLARLTRESYEINADTSQTMNERFNVAGAHLAKTYGRPDDESRRFARDASRARDIGVKLAMYSTYFRVGLTTVAALAVAIVYGVGGLSAISGGLTVGVVVALTAYLGRLYGPLTALSNVQVDVMTALVSFERVLEVLDLEPSVTDAEDATDLRDALATEGASIELCDVTFRYPTASEVSLASLESVATLVNDPQSTTLSGVSLRVEPGEMVALVGPSGAGKTTLSQLVTRMYDPSSGSVRVAGQDLRDVTLASLRATVGTVPQDSHMFHDTIAGNLRYARPEATDAEIEDSLRAAHIWDLVESLPSGVDTVVGDRGYRLSGGERQRLAIARLLLKAPDVVVLDEATAHLDSESEAAVQRALSAALVGRTSVVIAHRLSTIREADRIVVLDEGHVVAQGTHTELLAAGGLYADLYHTQFAEAVGTPPPAV
- the rpsA gene encoding 30S ribosomal protein S1, which translates into the protein MTISTPAKSAPQVAINDIGTAEDFLAAIDATIKYFNDGDIVEGTIVKVDRDEVLLDIGYKTEGVIPSRELSIKHDVDPGEVVKVGDAVEALVLQKEDKEGRLILSKKRAQYERAWGTIEKIKEEDGVVTGTVIEVVKGGLILDIGLRGFLPASLVEMRRVRDLQPYVGKEIEAKIIELDKNRNNVVLSRRAWLEQTQSEVRSTFLQTLQKGQVRPGVVSSIVNFGAFVDLGGVDGLVHVSELSWKHIDHPGEVVEVGQEVTVEVLDVDFDRERVSLSLKATQEDPWQTFARTHAIGQVVPGKVTKLVPFGAFVRVEDGIEGLVHISELAVRHVELPEQVVNVGDDVFVKVIDIDLERRRISLSLKQANEGVDPESDDFDPALYGMAAEYDEAGNYKYPEGFDPETNEWLEGFESQRETWEGQYAKAHERWESHRKQVAEAVKADLEAAESGETESGSGSSSASTYSSAPAAEPTSGGGTLASDEALAALREKLTGN